A region of Photobacterium sanguinicancri DNA encodes the following proteins:
- the ebgA gene encoding beta-galactosidase subunit alpha: MNNWENFLHLHENRMAPRAYFFSYDSVKSAQTFQRELSSHFMQLSGQWNFNFFTNPLLVPDTFYSQLMTEWNHITVPNMWQMEGHGDLQYTDEGFPFPIDVPFVPSDNPTGAYQRTFTLGKNWCDKQTIIKFDGVETYFEVYVNGEYVGFSKGSRLTAEFDISQHVQQGENLLSVLVMQWADSTYIEDQDMWWTAGIFRDVYLIGKEQVHVQDVTVRTDFADDYRSATLTCIADIENLASPLASGVALEYALFDQGQVVAEGSLDSLTIDSFSKVQFAIDIVSPIHWTAENPYLYQLVLTLKDSSGKVLEIIPQRVGFRDIKVRNGLFYVNNQYLMLHGVNRHDNDHLKGRAVGMDRVEKDIVLMKQHNINSVRTAHYPNDPRFYELCDIYGLFVMAETDVETHGFANVGDLSRITKDPEWEAVFVDRAVRHVHAQKNHPSIIMWSMGNESGYGCNIHAMYAATKAIDDTRLVHYEEDRDAEVVDVISTMYSRAQLMNHFGEHPHEKPRIICEYAHAMGNGPGGLTEYQNVFYKHDSIQGHYVWEWCDHGILARDEQGTEFYKYGGDYGDYPNNYNFCMDGLIYSDQTPGPGLKEYKQVIAPVKIRAVNAALGQFIVENKLWFSNLDDYTITADIRAEGETLASSKIKLEDLAANSERDIHIRLPELDEREVFVNFTVRKDTRTLYSEANHDIAIYQYAVKKNTAQLPVFTNLNATELEIKESRLDYTITGQNFALNFSKINGKLASWLVNGEELIASAPKLNFFKPMVDNHKQEHEGLWEPAHLQIMQEHFRSLEVEQVNGAVEITTTSIIAPPVFDFGMRCTYRYQINAEGQLNVELSGERYGDYPHVIPVIGLDLGINGQFDQVNYYGRGPEENYQDSKQANMIDVYQSTVADMFENYPFPQNNGNRQHVRWAALTNRSGAGILVKPQQEINVSAWFYTNQNLHQAQHTIELEKSGYITLNLDHQVMGLGSNSWGSEVLDSYRVYMDSFRYGLTLLPLQTGDCSANAMAQHDFGNVFFSQPSLSSTSSNEA, from the coding sequence TGCGCAAACATTCCAACGAGAATTAAGCAGCCACTTTATGCAGCTTAGCGGTCAATGGAACTTTAACTTCTTCACTAATCCATTATTAGTGCCAGATACGTTCTACTCACAATTAATGACTGAGTGGAATCACATTACGGTGCCAAATATGTGGCAAATGGAAGGTCACGGTGATTTGCAGTACACCGATGAAGGTTTCCCTTTCCCTATTGATGTGCCTTTTGTTCCTTCCGACAACCCAACAGGTGCCTACCAACGTACTTTCACCCTAGGCAAAAACTGGTGCGATAAACAAACCATTATCAAATTTGATGGGGTGGAAACTTACTTTGAAGTCTATGTGAACGGCGAATATGTCGGCTTTAGTAAAGGCAGCCGCTTAACCGCTGAATTTGATATTTCACAACACGTACAGCAAGGCGAAAACTTGCTGTCTGTTCTTGTAATGCAGTGGGCAGATTCGACTTACATCGAAGATCAAGACATGTGGTGGACGGCAGGGATCTTCCGTGATGTTTACCTTATCGGTAAAGAACAAGTTCATGTTCAAGATGTAACAGTTCGCACTGACTTTGCTGACGATTACCGCAGCGCGACCCTAACTTGTATCGCGGATATTGAAAACCTAGCAAGCCCGCTAGCGTCTGGGGTTGCACTTGAATACGCACTGTTTGATCAAGGTCAGGTTGTCGCAGAAGGCTCACTCGACAGTCTAACGATTGATTCCTTCTCCAAGGTGCAATTTGCCATTGATATAGTCAGCCCAATCCATTGGACAGCTGAAAACCCTTATCTATATCAACTTGTCCTTACGCTTAAAGACAGCTCAGGCAAGGTACTTGAAATCATTCCACAGCGTGTCGGTTTCCGTGATATTAAAGTGCGTAATGGCTTGTTCTACGTCAACAACCAATACTTGATGCTACATGGTGTCAACCGCCACGATAACGACCATCTTAAAGGTCGCGCCGTCGGAATGGACCGCGTAGAAAAAGATATTGTGTTAATGAAGCAGCACAACATCAACTCAGTACGTACCGCGCACTACCCTAACGATCCTCGTTTCTACGAACTGTGTGACATCTACGGTTTATTCGTGATGGCAGAAACCGACGTTGAAACCCACGGCTTTGCCAATGTTGGCGATCTAAGCCGTATTACCAAGGATCCTGAATGGGAGGCCGTTTTTGTCGACCGCGCTGTTCGCCACGTACACGCGCAAAAGAACCACCCTTCAATCATCATGTGGTCTATGGGTAATGAGTCAGGTTACGGCTGCAATATTCACGCTATGTACGCTGCCACCAAGGCAATAGATGACACCCGCTTAGTACACTATGAAGAAGACCGTGATGCAGAAGTAGTTGATGTGATTTCGACCATGTACTCACGCGCTCAGCTGATGAACCACTTTGGTGAACACCCACATGAAAAGCCACGCATTATCTGTGAATACGCCCATGCAATGGGCAACGGCCCTGGTGGTTTAACTGAATATCAAAATGTATTCTACAAGCACGATAGTATTCAAGGCCACTACGTCTGGGAATGGTGTGATCACGGCATTTTAGCGCGTGATGAACAGGGTACTGAATTCTACAAGTACGGTGGTGATTACGGCGATTATCCGAATAACTACAACTTTTGCATGGATGGCTTAATCTACTCAGATCAAACACCAGGGCCGGGCTTAAAAGAATACAAGCAAGTGATTGCCCCAGTGAAAATCCGAGCGGTTAACGCAGCCCTAGGTCAGTTCATTGTTGAGAATAAACTTTGGTTCAGCAATCTAGATGACTACACCATCACCGCTGATATTCGCGCTGAAGGAGAAACACTGGCGAGCAGCAAGATCAAACTTGAAGACTTGGCTGCAAACTCTGAGCGTGACATTCACATTAGGCTACCAGAACTTGATGAGCGTGAAGTTTTCGTTAATTTCACTGTCCGCAAAGACACCCGCACGCTGTATAGCGAAGCAAACCACGACATCGCGATTTACCAATATGCCGTCAAAAAAAATACCGCTCAGTTACCTGTCTTTACCAACCTCAATGCAACCGAGCTAGAGATAAAAGAAAGCCGATTGGATTACACCATCACAGGGCAAAACTTCGCGCTGAATTTCTCAAAAATCAACGGCAAGTTGGCCTCTTGGCTGGTTAATGGCGAAGAGCTCATTGCCTCAGCCCCTAAGCTGAACTTCTTCAAACCTATGGTTGATAACCACAAGCAAGAACACGAAGGACTCTGGGAGCCTGCTCATCTACAAATCATGCAAGAACATTTCCGCAGCCTTGAAGTTGAGCAGGTTAATGGCGCAGTTGAAATCACAACCACCAGCATTATCGCACCGCCGGTGTTCGACTTTGGGATGCGCTGTACCTACCGCTACCAAATTAACGCCGAAGGCCAACTAAATGTTGAGCTAAGTGGTGAGCGCTATGGTGATTACCCGCATGTTATTCCTGTTATCGGTTTAGATTTGGGCATTAATGGCCAGTTCGATCAAGTGAACTACTACGGTCGCGGGCCTGAAGAAAACTACCAAGACAGCAAGCAAGCCAACATGATCGATGTTTATCAATCAACGGTTGCTGACATGTTCGAGAACTACCCATTCCCACAAAATAACGGCAATCGTCAGCACGTGCGCTGGGCAGCGCTTACCAACCGAAGCGGTGCCGGCATCTTGGTAAAACCTCAACAAGAAATCAACGTCAGTGCATGGTTTTACACCAACCAAAACCTGCACCAAGCGCAACACACTATCGAACTAGAGAAAAGCGGCTATATCACGCTAAATCTCGATCACCAAGTCATGGGCTTAGGGTCTAACTCTTGGGGGAGCGAGGTGCTCGATTCATATCGCGTTTACATGGATAGCTTCCGTTATGGCCTAACGTTATTACCGCTTCAAACAGGTGATTGCAGCGCAAATGCAATGGCGCAGCATGACTTTGGTAATGTTTTTTTCAGCCAACCCTCTCTTTCTTCCACTAGCAGCAACGAGGCCTAA
- a CDS encoding beta-galactosidase subunit beta, protein MIVLESLEQFKTVYRAGRKWNRCVEAIENIGNIKDGVMHSIGDSLVYMIHSQTSATPASVNAEYFEGNRRYFDVHYYLEGSETIEFADKNALTQITAYSDETDREYLQGRGESRELHQGQVVVFDNSKAYRFHGDNQAEKRVRKVVLKVTIEDGYFLNK, encoded by the coding sequence ATGATCGTGTTAGAGAGCTTAGAACAATTCAAAACAGTATATCGCGCAGGACGTAAATGGAATCGTTGTGTCGAAGCCATAGAGAACATTGGCAATATCAAAGATGGCGTGATGCATTCTATTGGTGATTCTTTGGTGTACATGATCCACAGCCAAACATCAGCCACACCCGCTTCAGTAAACGCAGAATACTTCGAAGGTAACCGTCGTTATTTCGATGTGCATTACTACCTTGAAGGCAGTGAAACCATCGAATTTGCAGACAAGAATGCGTTAACTCAAATCACAGCTTATAGCGATGAAACCGACCGAGAATACCTTCAAGGTCGAGGAGAAAGTCGTGAGCTGCACCAAGGTCAAGTCGTCGTTTTTGATAACAGCAAAGCCTACCGTTTTCATGGCGATAACCAAGCAGAAAAACGCGTACGCAAAGTGGTGCTTAAAGTCACCATCGAAGACGGCTACTTCTTAAATAAATAA